The DNA sequence CCCTTTCATCAATGCTGCTTGTGCTGGGGAGTATCAGCGACGACATAGCCCGAGCCTCGTGCCTTCAGGATGCGTTTGACGCCGTAGACCTAATCCAGCGACTTTCATTAACATCCCCCGTCTCACAGCGGCTGTTAGAACGGCTACATAACATTCATGAGGCCATGGATAGCTTTCGCGCTCGAGGTAGCAGGGCCACGTCGCAAATGTCATCGAGTCTCGACGGAGCCACATCAATGGCACAATCCGCGTACAGTCCGGACCGGCCTGCAGGGCTTGTACGGCTGGATATGGAGCAAGGCCAGGGCAATAATTCGAGAGTGAACGTCCCATTAGCAAGACCCCCCGAGCAGACACTTTCAATTCCCACGTTACCCGGCCGAGATATGAGCGATAGAGATCAGCATCAGCGCAGTAACCTGGGCTATTTAGAAGCCAGCCAAGCAATgacctcgccgccgctgccgtaTCCTCACACATCCTCTGCTGGCATTCCCACTCTTCCATCAAATCTGCCACAGTCACGACGTGTGTTTGAAGTGCCAGGAAATATCCTCAGTATGGCTAATGAGTTGCCCTTTATGAACTTTCCCGAGCTGGGACAATTTTTGGACGAGAATCCAGTCAATTTCACCTTCTAGAGGCGAGGACTATGAGTACAAGGCGAAATCAGCGCTGAATGGTAATCTggtattttcttttcatgaTTGTCGCACGATGTTTTTTAGATACCCGATGAATAGCGATGATGTTTCGTCGCTGTCTGTTATGTTCCACTGCGCGCTGTAAGGTACTGGATCTGAAAAAGGAGGACGTAGGAAAATGTTGCTCATTTCTCCCAATAACATTTATGTATCATTCGACGGTGAATTGCTGGTTAACGATTTACAAGCGGGGAATCGGGGTCAGGATCTGGGGTGGGATAATACACGAAACCGGCTGTCTCACTACAAAGCGTACTGCGAGAGATATGCTAAAAACGGCTGCTAATATATCTTGTTAATTAATAATTGAACATTAATTGCTATTGTATATTTTCGCTTCTTTGTTCACTCGAACGACATCACACATTGGTCAATACCTGCGGTTCGTTGGGTCTCGGTCTTCGCTCTTATAAAACGGGTAAAacgaaaggaaaaaaggtattattattaaaagccATTTAAAACTCTATGAACACAGTAAGTGTATGATGTGCTGTGTTGAAATCCTGCTCCTTCTGTCTCCGTAACCTTCATCAAATCCTGGACATGCCTGCAGTCCCCATAGACGCATAACCCAAACTCCCGATACGATGACTGAACGCCAACATCCGAAACACTTCCAATGACTCCGTGATTATagcagaagaagggggaaaagaagggaaagaagaaaaagaagaattagaCGGTATATAGCGCATTCGTAACTGCTGGGCTAGTCTGGACGTGGAAAGGGTGATAGTTATATCAGCCTCCAAGCCGTTTCGATTTCATGTTGCCATCAGCTTTttgatgctggcggcggcggcgtcggtgTGACTGGTGCATCTGTAGATTGAGCTACCTTGACAGCTGCTCTATGCACTACGGACCTTATCGAACTATCATTTGTCCTTTGTTGCGATTGATGGCCGCCTCCAAAATGCGCACGAAGCCCAAATCCTCTCGCCTCTAGCTCAGCTTTGGCTTGGTTATACATTTCTTCCACGATGGCAACCTCTTCTTGGACATCGAGGGTGCAGTCTAGTAAACAAAGCTCTCGCTCGCGCTGCTCAATATACTCGCGAATTTCTCTCCATTGGCTCTCGTGAGCTTTGTATCGATCAGGAAGACCAGAGCCCTTTAGATACGTCAATATGCCCGCCATGATTGTATTCATAGCACCCAGTCCCGTAACCGCGTGACGGGAGCCGTTGGCTGCTCCGATTGCAGTCAACGCCGCGCCGACGATCATTTGAGCCCCAAGGCAGAAGTTGATCAAACCGTGGAAGATGCGATAATTGTGAGCCGCCTTCTGCTCTGCCTGCACGACTCTGGCATATAGGCCAATGTTGGGTGCTGCGCGTCGAGCATGGCCGGTGCTTGACAAAGTAGGGACAGTGTCGATGCCTGTCAGGGAACGAAAAGCGAGGAGCTTGTCGTTTGTCGGAATTAGCGCATTATGATCAGTTCCCGTTATTGTAACTCGCTTCTCGTTGTTGGCTGTCTCTCGTGCCGCCTGCTCACTATTGGGAGGGAACCCCAGCTCCTCTCTGTTTTCTGGTGGAGGATCTCTGCCATCGAGAGAGCGGACCGCCTGAGCAAGCCTTCCAATCATTATCTTCTGAATGCCGAGGAATGAAAGAGTCCAAAGAgaatgcaaagaagaaacgaatgaagacgaaaagggGAAGGCTAGTGAGCAATAGGAGTTGCGGTGACCTTCACCGCGACTTGTTGAAGCGTTTCCACAAAATTTGACGATGCAGATCTACCTTCGGAAGCTTTCAGAAGCTAAAGTCGGGAGCGATCTTAGCTGGTGGATTTTCACAGGGGCTCGCGCTCAAGCAGAATTTTCAAGGCATGGCCGCGGCCGCTTTGGGCTGCCTTTTCCCAGCTGCCCAATCTTTCATCGTCCGCCAATCTTTCATCGCCACTTGATGCTTCTTCCCCTCCATTTTCCATCGTGGTCTGCAAGGGAGAACCACTCGCGGCTCTGGTCGGGTCTATCCTGTCCCGCTGGCCCCCATGTTTCATTTCGATAAGCATGTCTCTAACTGGATTTAGGGTCTCGTGGTGAAAATAAGGGCACGTTTTGGCGAATAGCAGGCGGCAACTAGCAAATTGATCCGATTCAATTTGCGGCTGAGGTGTTGTGCGGGTCTGGTAAAATAGAAACCTGTAGAAGCAGAAATACCAGCGCTGCTAATGCCACTCATAAGAGTGCTTTGCTGAGACATCAAGTAGTTGCAGTTTGCGCTCTTATTTGCTAAGATCACGGCGGGTGAGCTGACATGTAACACACCTGCAGACCCGTCTTAGACAGACGGAAGCTGACTTTGCTGCTAGAGAGCACGAGTCCCGACGGAAATACATCTTGAGGCATGCTATTTACTCAGCGAGTTTGAATAGCCTATTGGTTGGTTAAATAGCGATGCAGCTCTCGTAATCATCGGCATTAGACGATATACCTGTGCAACTGTGGAGGGTCCGATGCTCACACGAATCATGTAAAGTCGGAGGATTAAGAATCAAAGCGAAGGACTTGCTTTGGCGTAGGTGGTGTAGGATAATCTCATGATTACATGATGTAGTACCTAATTCACATCATATTCTTCAGTGAAACAGTTGTTCAAGTGGTCTAATCCTACCGGCAGGATCAAAGGATCTGAGGTAATAGCCCGAGGTTGACATGCATTGCCCCATATGCCGTAAGCATTTTTTGCAACGATATCCAACCTCGAAGCCTACTCCGAGCTGGCTGAATAATACCAGTTACGTAGAAGTAGTATCAGTCATATTCCCTTGCAAAACCCGATCGTGTCAtgttatttttctttagcgTCCTGCTGTCTGCAACGCGGCAGAGTGATCTCAGCATTCACTTAAAACCTAGCATGCAATTGACAATGTTGACAGGGGTCAAATActtgctgctttttcttgATAGCAGTTGACCGCTAATAAACGAAGCGCTTGCTACTACTGCAAGCATTTATGGGGCGAGAACTTGATACCAAGTACTCCGACCGTTACACTATTGGCGTTACATAGGCCTAATTGAACCGTGTTGGTAATGACTTACCGACGATGCGGTATATCTCGGATGATCGTGGCACAGAGGGCAATTTTCATGATCCCATCACCATCCACTAGCCGTTGTATCCGAGAAAGAAAggcaacaaaaaaagatgaacCCACTAGGCGTCTGCCAGACTCGTAAGCAAACAGACACTTGAGAAGCAATGATCCAGCCCAATGCAACACTGCTACAGCATTGCGGGGGGAAATGAATACATGAACGCCGAAGCTAGCAAGGTAATACTACAAGCTTGGTGATGAATTCGCCTCTTACTAAGTTGTAAGAAAAAATTGCTCAAAGACGCTGTAGCTTGGTATATGTACCTACTAACGTAGTAGGTACTCAATCTATTGTTCATTTGGCATTTACTGATATGACTTACGTCTTTACGTCTTCATTATCATCATGCCAGTATATTTGCGATTGTGTTCCCCTGTAGGCTCACCACATTCATTTCCTAATCTGGCTTTTCTAATATTGACCTGTCACACTGATACAATTGCCCTTTTTGGAGTTGTTTCTCAAGATGCTAGTGGCATGCGTAAACCCGTTTGCTAACACGGGACGATTTTATTAACTTGTATTGAGCATGTCTCACAGAGAAGAGATTTTGGGCAAATTTCGTATTATGCAGGAACCCTTGCTAGCGGTAATGCAAGAGGGATTTTCCCGGCTGCTGCTAGGAGCGGGAGACGAgatattactactactaacAGTAACTACAACACACCGTCCCTAGAGTTGACATCAACTGCCTGCTTGTACTGCCCTATCTAGACACACTTGCTTTGCTAGTGCTTATTGGCAGATAAATATATTGATTATTAGAATAAccctattttttttttccgcgTTTGAAATCCTTCTGAATGGTTTATGCATGCAATGCTTCGCAATCTGATTCCCAATATTTTGCTATACGCTTCTATCTTGGTCAGCTTTCATGTTGTCCAAACAGGTGCGCCGTTTTTGACGACTTTGCTTCTAGTATATATGAGACCAGATTCCTCCCAATATGTTGGCCACAGGTCCAATCAGTAACTCGCTCGGTAGCCAGCAAAGTCTCCCATCAGTTATACCTTATTTTTACGCCCGTATTTGTCGTTTGTCTCTTTCAACATGTCATCTGTTGATGCAGTTGTTATTGGTGCTGGTTTTGGTGGACTTTACAACCTTATCAAGCTTAGAGAGCTTGGACTTTCAGTAAGGGCCTTTGATAAGGCTCCCGAAATCGGCGGTACATGGTACTGGAGTCAATACCCCGGCGCAACTAGCGATTCTGCCAGCGAGATTTATAGATTCCGCTTCAACAAGGATCTATTACAGACAGACGTATGGCCGGACCACTATGTGTCGCAACAAGGAACCCTTCAGTACTTGAAAAACATCGCCAAGCTTTATGACTTGGAAAAAGACATTCAACTCAAGACTAAACTGGTATCGGCTGCCTTCGATTCAGCATCGTCCACTTGGACGACTACATTCGATAATGGCGAAGTTTGGAAATCTACATACTTGATTATGGCCGTAGGAATCTTTCATACACCTAATTACCCCAGGATTACTGGTCTTGAGAAATTCAAGGGTCCAGTGTACCACACAGGGTTAGTTCTGTGATGATGTTATCAATGGAATAGTATTTTTTACTAACTCGTTTCTTAGTGAATGGACTGAACAGTATGACCTTAAAGACAAGCGAGTCGGTATCATTGGTAATGGGTCTTCTGGTGCACAAATGTTAGTCAACATCGCAGACGATGTAAAGCAGGCAATCTCTTTCCAGCGCTCTGCGCAATACGTTGCTCCGCATCCAAACAAGGCTGTAACGGCCGAGTATAGAGAAAAGATCAACAAAACTTATGACGATGTCTGGAAATTGGTTGATAACCACCCTACTGGAATGCCCTTGGAGCACCAGGCAACCTCAGCCTTGAGCGTCAGTCCAGAAGAACGGGAACGGATCTGGGAAGAGGTTTGGGACAAGAAGAGTGGCTTTAGCTTTATGTACGGAGTCTTTGGCGATATTCACTCCAgcgaagaagcaaacaaaGAACTTTGCAAGTTTTTCAACAAGAAAATTGCTCAAATTGTGGAGGACCCCGAGAAAGTCAAGAAATTAACGCCCAACGAACTCTATGGCAAACGACCTGTTACACTCTCCAACTACTACGAGACATTCAACAAGAAGAATGTCGACATCGTCAACTACCAGCATACGCCTTTTGTTGAAATCACCGAGAACGGTATCCGAACCACCGAAAAGCTGCACGAGCTGGATGTTATTATCCTGGCGACTGGCTTCGAGGTCGTGGATGGCAGTTATGCAACCATCGACATCAAGGGCCGCAACGAAACTTTGAACCAGCAGTGGGCCCGAGACGGCGTATCTTCTTACTTGGCCATTGGCGATACCGGATTTCCCAACCTGTTTTTCAGCGTGGGCCCGCAGTCGCCGCTTGGCAATATGCCGCCAATCATCGAGACACAAGGTGCTTTTGTCCATGGGTTGattgccaaggccgagaaattgaagaaggaaaacggAGGCAAGCCTGTTCTCATTGAAGCGGATGCGGAAGCGAAGAAGGGGTGGATGGATCTGTGCCGCCAGATTGCAAATGGTAGCATATTCAGAAACGTCAAGTCCTACATCTTTGGCAACAATGGCCCAAGAGGAGACGACAATCCTGGTATTTTCTGGCTTGCGGGTTACGCCAACTACCGAAAAGCTGTGGAAGACGCGACAGCAAAGGACTATGCTGGATTCAAGTTCTCATCTTGAGCGACGTGAGATATGTTAATGGCTTTAGAGAATTATAAACCCTTTGTAAAATAAGAATGAACCAAGATACATTTTTTCTCTAAATCTTGATACTATTCTGACTCATATTTTGGGAAGCAACCAAAAAGCATTATGTAGCCTGACGTTTCTTACAGAGCTGTGTATCAGCGTCAACTCGAATATAGATCGAGGTTAGCAAGTCAGATTGCAACTATACATTATGAACTAATTTGATAAGGATAATACAGCACCCAAACTCATAATAAGTCAAGGCTGAAACCTTGTGGCCATAAGAAACTATAGAATTGTTTGGGGACGGTGCTTGTTTTGATGATTACTTGCTCATATTTTCGCCTTCCTCAGACGTGGAGTAGACCGTATGAGGGATTGGATATTCTGTTTGCTCATAAAACACCAGCAAGGAAGTTTGCTGCTACCAAAGTGCATCCTATCGAAGATATTACTACTGCCCAGGTaacaaaacaagaagcgTAGCTGATGATAACACACGAACGTTTGTTTGGCAAGTCTAAGAATTTTGAACGTCAAATGATTCATTTATGTGTAGTTGGTTGACTAGCATTGCATTTGTGAGGTATAGAGTCTGCTAGTGGGCTGATTGAGACATTTATATAGCTGTGCTATCATTCTGCGTAACTATATTAAAGGAATCTACCATATATGCTAAAGCTAGCTGCTGTTTGAAATCTGGACCAGTTTGCTCAAGCCTGCTGCCTTTTCGCTGATAGTGTGAATGCTACCTGTCCCCATGATATCCAACATAGGCATGTCCACTTTCAAGGTCTTGGCCAGCCAAGTCCTAAACTCTGTGGCGACCAATGAATCGACTCCATTTGAGCTAATCGATTTACCAGGGTCAATGTCGTCGGCCGCCATTGAGAGAAGTTTGGAAAGCTTCAGTCGGATGCCGTTGGAGACAATGGTAGTGGCCTCCTCAGCCGTTGTCGCTGCAGCCAGCTGAATGGGTACCAAAAGAATAGGATCGTCTTCAGTGGAATCGCTATTGGCGACCGTCTCGCTTTGGAGGTGCCTGAACAGAGGGAAGTTGAGATAGCTGGGCACAGGCATGCGTCGCTGCTTGTATAACGCAGCATTCGTCAAACCAGACACTGCTTGGCTTGCAGCGGAGTTTCTGGGATCAAGATGATACTCGAATATCAAGTGGATCTCATCTTCGCGAAGGGATTCGAGTACTACTGTAATATTTgtgatggccttgaggcgGCTCTTGTTCTCAGCCACGTAACCAACGGAGAGAATGCTTCCCAAGTCAACACTGGTGGCGGGGAGACCCAAAGCACGTCTGTGTGCCGCCAAAGCATCTTGATAAGTATTGCCAGCGGCATAATTGGATTGACTGCGGTTGCCCACAATTCCTGTggtagaagagagaagaaggaagaagtcCATGCTCGTGGGCAAGTATTTATGAAGATTCCATGAACCCTGGACCTTTGGCTTCAATGCGGCATCAAAGTTTTCGTAAGTCATATTTTCGAACATTGCGTCCTATGTGATCGTATTAGTAAAAGCATGCCACCTTGCACGGAGACGAATTGTTTCTTACCCTGAGGACCATAGATCCTTGAACACAGCCCTTGATTGGAGGAAGCTTAGCCTTGCATGCGTCAACAACGGCTGACAACGCAGATTCATCGCTGACATCGCAAGCAAAGACATGGACACTGCAGCCAGTCGCCTCTAACTCCTTTACAAGCTCTTGCGCAGATTCACTTGCTGCGCCTGATCTTGACATGAAGATTAGGTGCTTTGCTCCGCGTGATACCATCCAACGAGCTATGCTTCTTCCCAAGCCTCCAAGACCTCCCGCTAAAACGTACGATGCATTGCCATCAAATTGCAGCGGGGACGGCTTCTCAGGCATGATGGGAACGATATCGGTTGGGCTAGGCTTGAAAACAGTCTTGCCCATGCTTTTGCCGGACTGCAGAGATCGGAAAGCTTCTTCAATCTGTGTGTAGTCCATAACCCTAGTGGGTTTGGCCACTCGTACTTTGCCATCAGCAAAGAGTCGCACTGTCTCAGTGATGAGTTGTCCTAGCTTCTTGGGCCTGTAGTTCATGATGGTTGTTAAATCGACACTGGCCATGACCGTTTGACGCAGCAATGGGCTAAGATCAATTCTTCCGTTTGACTGAGCGTCCTTTTTGCCAATCTCAATGAATCGTCCAAATGGAGCCAAGACATCCCAGGAAGCGCGCAAGGCATCGCCAGAGAGCGAATTGAGAACAACATCTATGCCGCGATTATCCGTCATGCGCATAACACCTTTCACGAAAGACAGATCGCGACTCGAAAAGATGTGATCTTTCTTTACACCATATtcgttgatgagaagatCTCGCTTCTCGGGAGTTGACACTGTCGCGAAAATTTCCGCCCCGACGAGATTTGCCAGCTGAATAGCGGCTTGTCCAACGccaccagctgcagcatgAATGAGAACGGTTTCTCCTTCGGATAGACGAGCAATATCATAGAGCCCATGGATTGCCGTAGAGTACACACACGGGAGACTGGCAGCGTCCTCGAAGCTCACGGAATCTGGGAGTTTAACCACAGCATCTGCGACCTGTCTTCCGAATGTCTTGAGACAACCGCCATCAAC is a window from the Trichoderma atroviride chromosome 5, complete sequence genome containing:
- a CDS encoding uncharacterized protein (EggNog:ENOG41~antiSMASH:Cluster_5.8~TransMembrane:2 (i112-134o140-158i)); this translates as MIGRLAQAVRSLDGRDPPPENREELGFPPNSEQAARETANNEKRVTITGTDHNALIPTNDKLLAFRSLTGIDTVPTLSSTGHARRAAPNIGLYARVVQAEQKAAHNYRIFHGLINFCLGAQMIVGAALTAIGAANGSRHAVTGLGAMNTIMAGILTYLKGSGLPDRYKAHESQWREIREYIEQRERELCLLDCTLDVQEEVAIVEEMYNQAKAELEARGFGLRAHFGGGHQSQQRTNDSSIRSVVHRAAVKVAQSTDAPVTPTPPPPASKS
- a CDS encoding uncharacterized protein (antiSMASH:Cluster_5.8~SMCOG1092:hypothetical protein), whose product is MSSVDAVVIGAGFGGLYNLIKLRELGLSVRAFDKAPEIGGTWYWSQYPGATSDSASEIYRFRFNKDLLQTDVWPDHYVSQQGTLQYLKNIAKLYDLEKDIQLKTKLVSAAFDSASSTWTTTFDNGEVWKSTYLIMAVGIFHTPNYPRITGLEKFKGPVYHTGEWTEQYDLKDKRVGIIGNGSSGAQMLVNIADDVKQAISFQRSAQYVAPHPNKAVTAEYREKINKTYDDVWKLVDNHPTGMPLEHQATSALSVSPEERERIWEEVWDKKSGFSFMYGVFGDIHSSEEANKELCKFFNKKIAQIVEDPEKVKKLTPNELYGKRPVTLSNYYETFNKKNVDIVNYQHTPFVEITENGIRTTEKLHELDVIILATGFEVVDGSYATIDIKGRNETLNQQWARDGVSSYLAIGDTGFPNLFFSVGPQSPLGNMPPIIETQGAFVHGLIAKAEKLKKENGGKPVLIEADAEAKKGWMDLCRQIANGSIFRNVKSYIFGNNGPRGDDNPGIFWLAGYANYRKAVEDATAKDYAGFKFSS